A single genomic interval of Legionella israelensis harbors:
- a CDS encoding NAD(P)H-hydrate dehydratase, with the protein MIPPEHKLYLCEQIRRCEDMAINQYNISEHTLMLRAGEAAFETVLKHFPHIQRMAIFCGAGNNAGDGYVLARLAQQYGLSVKIYQLKSPENLPSAAAHAAMHAMVDNIPCAWLDEPFDTEVDLIVDALLGIGLQGEVRGEMVGAINLINETELPVIALDIPSGLNADTGQVYNCCVRADCTICFIGRKTGMYTLDGPDHCGEIYCADLQLKDILEQLPFYALQLTRQTIDLPLPPRKKNCHKGDFGHVLVVGGGPGMPGAVALAAKAALRTGAGAVTVATRPEHITGVLPFCPEIMVHGVRSENELKPLLRKATVCILGPGLGVDEWGKKLFHAAITAQLPMIIDASALRLLAEHPQIDDNWILTPHPGEAGALLSCTAAGIQEDRFEAVEKLQKQYGGVIILKGAGSILRTVNAENFVCIAGNAGMATAGMGDILNGIIAGLLAQGLSLSESAKAGVWLHAHVADQIVQRQGERGLLASDLLAQFPKFINGLSI; encoded by the coding sequence ATGATTCCTCCCGAGCATAAGCTGTATCTATGTGAGCAGATTCGCCGCTGCGAAGATATGGCAATTAACCAATACAACATCAGTGAGCACACACTCATGTTGCGCGCAGGCGAAGCTGCTTTTGAGACGGTTTTAAAACACTTTCCCCATATTCAGCGTATGGCCATTTTTTGCGGTGCGGGTAATAATGCAGGTGATGGCTATGTATTGGCGAGGTTGGCGCAGCAATATGGATTAAGCGTTAAAATTTATCAATTAAAATCCCCGGAAAATCTACCCTCCGCCGCAGCTCATGCTGCCATGCATGCTATGGTGGATAACATTCCTTGTGCTTGGCTTGATGAACCGTTTGATACTGAAGTTGACCTGATTGTTGATGCACTGCTTGGTATCGGCTTGCAAGGTGAGGTTCGTGGGGAAATGGTGGGGGCGATTAATCTGATCAATGAAACTGAGCTGCCGGTGATTGCTCTCGATATACCCTCAGGCCTTAATGCCGATACCGGTCAAGTCTATAATTGTTGTGTTCGTGCAGACTGTACAATTTGTTTTATTGGACGAAAAACCGGCATGTATACCTTGGATGGTCCCGATCATTGTGGAGAGATTTACTGTGCTGATCTTCAATTAAAAGATATTCTTGAGCAGCTTCCGTTTTATGCCTTGCAGTTGACGAGACAAACGATTGACTTACCCTTACCTCCCCGGAAGAAAAATTGCCATAAAGGCGATTTCGGTCATGTGCTGGTGGTAGGCGGAGGACCTGGCATGCCTGGTGCTGTGGCACTTGCTGCTAAAGCCGCTTTGCGAACAGGGGCAGGTGCCGTTACAGTTGCCACACGCCCAGAACATATCACAGGTGTTTTGCCCTTCTGTCCTGAAATAATGGTCCACGGTGTTCGTTCTGAAAATGAACTTAAACCTTTATTGAGGAAAGCTACCGTTTGTATTTTGGGACCTGGACTCGGTGTTGACGAGTGGGGAAAAAAGTTGTTTCATGCAGCTATAACGGCCCAATTGCCAATGATCATCGATGCATCGGCCTTGAGGCTTTTGGCTGAGCATCCACAAATCGATGATAACTGGATACTAACCCCTCATCCGGGTGAAGCGGGTGCTTTATTATCTTGTACTGCGGCAGGAATACAAGAAGACCGATTCGAGGCTGTGGAAAAACTACAAAAGCAGTATGGCGGAGTTATTATACTCAAAGGCGCTGGCAGTATTCTGCGTACAGTAAATGCAGAAAATTTTGTCTGTATTGCCGGTAATGCAGGTATGGCTACAGCCGGCATGGGTGATATTTTAAACGGCATTATTGCAGGATTACTGGCACAAGGTCTTTCTCTGTCCGAGTCAGCGAAAGCAGGGGTTTGGTTACATGCTCATGTCGCCGATCAAATCGTCCAAAGACAAGGAGAAAGAGGACTTTTAGCCAGTGATTTATTGGCTCAATTTCCAAAATTCATCAATGGATTATCAATATGA
- a CDS encoding N-acetylmuramoyl-L-alanine amidase, producing MNLRILVCYLLIAVYSIAYSHQLKGIDIKEQSRHLLLFFSLNGRVAPKIFTLSHPDRLVIDFSHTNLDFKLNTNSLRRSMIKNIRSGHPKTGILRLVFELNEPIDFKTTNWQPRDRQLSGFQIELTGKNKAVQNKKTLVSTRHSGKKLRDVVVVIDAGHGGKDPGATGPHGSKEKDVVLAIALRLKKLIDQQHGMRAVLTRNGDYYIGLRQRLNITRKYDADIFVAVHADAFINRQSNGASVFALSQRGATSEAARWLAEKENYSELGGVDLSDLDDQNGMVRSVLIDLSQTATIGASLQMGARVLKQLDKITRLHNDNVEQARFVVLKSPDIPSILIETGFISNPREEKNLTNPAYQQQLSQAIFRGIKQYFEDYPPYGTYVEAMSEGKTHVVQAGETLSGIAEHYKISLSSLCSANKLSKTAPLKIGQKLIIPSSWA from the coding sequence ATGAATTTGCGCATACTGGTTTGTTACTTATTGATAGCTGTATATTCGATAGCTTACAGCCATCAACTAAAGGGAATCGATATAAAAGAGCAATCCCGACATCTGTTGCTGTTTTTTTCATTAAACGGTCGTGTTGCCCCTAAAATATTTACCCTTTCTCATCCTGACAGACTGGTAATTGATTTTTCCCATACAAACCTTGATTTTAAATTAAATACCAATTCACTTCGTCGCTCTATGATTAAAAATATTCGTAGCGGCCATCCAAAGACAGGTATTCTGCGACTTGTTTTTGAACTGAATGAGCCCATTGATTTCAAGACCACGAATTGGCAACCGAGAGATAGACAGCTTTCCGGCTTTCAGATTGAACTCACAGGGAAAAACAAGGCGGTACAGAATAAAAAAACCTTGGTGAGCACTCGACATTCTGGCAAAAAACTTCGTGATGTGGTGGTGGTCATTGATGCTGGACATGGTGGCAAAGATCCAGGTGCTACGGGGCCTCACGGCAGTAAAGAGAAAGATGTGGTTCTGGCCATTGCCCTCAGACTAAAAAAATTAATTGATCAACAGCATGGAATGCGCGCCGTACTAACTCGCAATGGCGATTATTATATCGGATTGCGCCAACGCTTAAATATTACCCGAAAATATGATGCTGACATTTTTGTTGCTGTTCATGCTGATGCATTTATTAATCGCCAATCGAACGGTGCTTCTGTTTTCGCGCTCTCTCAAAGAGGTGCAACGAGTGAGGCAGCAAGATGGCTTGCTGAAAAGGAAAACTATTCGGAATTGGGCGGTGTTGATCTCTCTGATCTGGATGATCAAAATGGTATGGTTCGGTCAGTATTGATTGATTTATCCCAAACCGCAACCATTGGCGCCAGTTTACAAATGGGAGCTCGTGTATTGAAGCAGCTGGATAAAATAACGCGTTTACACAATGATAATGTTGAACAGGCACGATTTGTTGTTCTGAAATCACCTGATATCCCTTCGATTCTGATAGAAACCGGTTTTATATCCAATCCTCGCGAAGAGAAAAATTTGACTAATCCTGCCTATCAGCAACAGTTAAGTCAGGCTATTTTTAGAGGGATTAAACAGTACTTTGAGGACTACCCGCCTTATGGAACGTATGTTGAAGCCATGTCGGAAGGAAAAACACATGTTGTTCAAGCCGGAGAAACCCTGTCAGGTATTGCTGAACATTATAAGATTAGCCTCAGTTCTTTATGCTCGGCAAATAAATTATCAAAAACTGCCCCCTTGAAAATTGGCCAGAAATTAATTATACCTTCCTCATGGGCATAA
- the tsaE gene encoding tRNA (adenosine(37)-N6)-threonylcarbamoyltransferase complex ATPase subunit type 1 TsaE, whose amino-acid sequence MTRSALRTVWKQTLSNEDSSRTFGKKLANCLLPSAVLAFSGELGAGKTTIIRAMLRALGVASAIKSPTFSLVESYQCQSLQIHHFDLYRIQDEEELEYIGFREYFSEDAICCIEWPEKASNLFIHTDLQFDLKIKETGREMRIKALSVLGERILTCLTGGV is encoded by the coding sequence ATGACCCGTTCGGCGTTGCGAACAGTATGGAAGCAGACTCTGTCCAATGAAGACAGCAGTCGGACATTTGGCAAAAAACTGGCAAACTGTTTGTTGCCATCTGCTGTTTTGGCTTTCAGCGGTGAGCTGGGCGCAGGAAAGACGACCATCATTCGTGCTATGCTGCGGGCCTTAGGCGTTGCATCGGCCATTAAAAGCCCTACTTTTTCCCTGGTTGAAAGTTATCAATGTCAATCTTTACAAATACATCATTTTGATTTGTATCGTATTCAGGATGAAGAAGAATTAGAATATATAGGTTTTCGGGAGTATTTCTCTGAAGATGCAATTTGTTGTATTGAATGGCCGGAGAAAGCAAGCAATTTGTTCATTCATACGGACTTACAATTTGATTTGAAAATCAAAGAAACAGGACGTGAAATGCGAATCAAGGCATTAAGCGTTTTGGGTGAGCGCATTTTAACATGTTTAACAGGTGGGGTATGA
- the sspA gene encoding stringent starvation protein SspA, whose amino-acid sequence MAIVAKRTVMSLYSENDDIYSHQVRIVLAEKGVNVEILSVKQHEPSADLMAVNPYGTVPTLIDRELVLYEARIIMEYLDERFPHPPLLPVYPVARAESRKMLHRIEKDWYELMRQINQGEKADEARRLLLESLVALEPVFADKAFFLSEEFSLLDCALAPLLWRLPKLGVDIPANAKALQDYMQRVFKRDSFQTSLTEAERQLRAA is encoded by the coding sequence ATGGCTATCGTTGCAAAGCGTACAGTTATGTCTTTGTATTCTGAAAATGATGATATATATAGTCATCAAGTTCGCATTGTGTTAGCTGAAAAAGGTGTAAATGTAGAAATCCTTTCTGTAAAACAGCATGAGCCTTCTGCGGATCTGATGGCAGTTAACCCCTATGGCACGGTTCCTACATTAATTGACAGAGAACTTGTCCTTTATGAAGCCAGAATCATCATGGAGTACCTTGATGAACGCTTTCCTCATCCGCCCTTATTGCCTGTATACCCAGTCGCCAGGGCCGAATCACGCAAAATGTTGCACCGTATTGAAAAAGACTGGTATGAATTAATGCGTCAGATTAATCAGGGCGAGAAAGCAGATGAAGCACGGAGACTTCTTCTCGAGAGCCTGGTTGCCCTTGAGCCTGTTTTTGCAGACAAGGCGTTCTTTTTAAGCGAAGAATTTTCCCTGCTTGACTGTGCTCTTGCTCCTTTACTTTGGCGTTTGCCAAAATTAGGTGTTGATATTCCAGCTAACGCTAAAGCTTTACAGGACTATATGCAGCGTGTTTTTAAGCGTGATTCATTTCAAACCAGCCTAACTGAAGCAGAAAGACAATTGAGAGCAGCATAA
- a CDS encoding ClpXP protease specificity-enhancing factor → MTSNRPYLIRAFYDWIVDNNMTPYILVDANYPSVQVPGEHVQDGRIVLNISPSACRGLMLENDRIIFTTKFSGQSMQISLAPGAVLEIYAKENGRGISFPPEEDETPPPSSTNSDKISRKKPSLKLVE, encoded by the coding sequence ATGACATCAAACCGACCTTATCTTATTCGTGCTTTTTACGACTGGATTGTTGATAACAACATGACCCCCTATATCCTTGTGGATGCGAATTATCCCAGTGTCCAGGTGCCTGGTGAACATGTACAGGATGGTCGTATTGTTCTTAATATTTCGCCTTCAGCATGCCGTGGCTTGATGCTGGAGAATGATAGAATTATATTTACCACGAAATTTTCGGGACAGTCGATGCAGATTTCTCTTGCTCCTGGAGCGGTACTTGAAATTTATGCAAAAGAGAACGGCCGAGGAATTTCTTTTCCACCGGAAGAAGATGAGACGCCACCCCCATCCAGCACAAACTCTGATAAGATATCCCGTAAAAAACCTTCCTTAAAGTTGGTAGAGTAA
- a CDS encoding DUF2065 domain-containing protein: MIINFLSALALVLVLEGLMPFASPERWRSLLRKIIEQDEKTLRIAGFFSMLVGVALLTIIHQFSD, from the coding sequence ATGATCATCAATTTTCTTTCAGCATTGGCATTGGTTCTTGTGTTGGAGGGGCTGATGCCTTTTGCCTCTCCTGAGCGTTGGCGGAGTTTACTGCGCAAGATCATAGAGCAAGATGAAAAAACGTTACGCATAGCAGGATTTTTTAGTATGTTGGTTGGCGTGGCACTGTTGACCATCATTCACCAATTTTCAGATTAA
- a CDS encoding cytochrome c1 yields the protein MNKLLIFLLFLSPALFAVTDSEIPLQHVSVNIKDQARLQRGAKMYMNYCSGCHSLKYMRYNRMAKDMGLTTFAGEVDKDLLYNNLIFTSAKIHDPIQIAMPAEDAREWFGVEPPDLSLVARKRGANWIFTYLKSFYIDESRPFGSNNLLVPGVAMPNILAPLEGRVIAVRKKDTDEHLQISHLLLIKPGRMTQHEFDNAITDLVNFLVYVGEPAQLIRYRIGVWVLLFLFVFFFAAYKLKKAYWRKLNLNAGGK from the coding sequence ATGAATAAGCTGTTGATTTTTTTGCTCTTTCTCTCTCCCGCACTGTTCGCTGTCACGGACTCTGAGATCCCTTTACAGCATGTCTCTGTCAACATTAAAGATCAGGCAAGACTTCAGCGCGGTGCAAAAATGTACATGAATTATTGCTCCGGCTGCCATTCTCTGAAGTACATGCGCTACAATCGTATGGCAAAGGATATGGGGTTGACCACTTTTGCAGGAGAAGTGGATAAAGATTTGCTATATAACAACCTGATTTTCACCAGTGCCAAAATTCATGACCCCATACAAATAGCCATGCCGGCTGAAGATGCTCGTGAATGGTTTGGTGTTGAGCCACCGGATCTGTCTTTGGTAGCCAGAAAAAGAGGGGCGAACTGGATTTTTACTTACTTAAAAAGCTTTTATATTGATGAAAGCCGTCCTTTTGGTTCAAATAACCTGTTGGTTCCGGGAGTGGCTATGCCAAATATTCTGGCTCCACTGGAAGGCAGAGTGATTGCAGTCAGGAAAAAAGATACCGATGAACACCTGCAAATTTCCCATTTATTGCTTATCAAACCAGGGAGAATGACGCAGCATGAATTTGATAATGCCATAACTGATTTAGTGAATTTTCTTGTTTATGTGGGAGAACCGGCACAACTCATACGTTACAGAATAGGCGTTTGGGTGCTTCTTTTCCTTTTTGTTTTCTTTTTTGCGGCTTATAAACTAAAGAAAGCATACTGGCGCAAACTTAATCTTAATGCTGGCGGGAAATGA
- a CDS encoding adenylosuccinate synthase, producing MGRNVVVIGTQWGDEGKGKIVDLLTQDAQVVIRYQGGHNAGHTLKINGVKTVLRLIPSGMLRPHVQCYIGNGVVVSPEALFAEIKELEERGIDVRQRLRISQACPLILPSHIALDKAREEKKGNAAIGTTGRGIGPAYEDKVARRALKIGDLLDSERFSRKLSDLLSYHNFLLTEYYQQAPISFESLLENVRNWAKALKPLVCDVTEHIHKHRLKGDSLLFEGAQGVYLDIDHGTYPFVTSSNTCVGSVINGAGFGPRYLDYILGITKAYTTRVGGGPFPTELLNETGKHLAERGNEFGAVTGRARRCGWFDAVLLRRSIELNSITGLCLTKLDVLDGLDTLKIAVAYKNSDGQLLTSPPQAAEDFEKLTPVYEELPGWQESTADLRDMAQLPENAKAYIQRIEELLDIPVDILSTGPERESTIILRYPFSE from the coding sequence ATGGGCAGGAATGTTGTTGTTATCGGTACACAGTGGGGGGATGAAGGTAAAGGCAAAATCGTAGACCTTCTTACCCAGGATGCTCAGGTTGTTATCCGTTATCAAGGTGGTCACAACGCTGGACATACGTTAAAAATCAATGGTGTCAAGACAGTTTTGCGACTGATACCCTCAGGCATGCTACGACCTCATGTCCAATGCTATATAGGGAACGGTGTTGTCGTATCACCAGAAGCTTTATTTGCTGAAATTAAAGAGTTGGAAGAACGAGGTATAGATGTTCGCCAACGCTTGCGCATCAGTCAAGCCTGTCCTTTGATATTGCCCAGCCATATTGCACTGGATAAGGCTCGGGAGGAGAAAAAAGGGAACGCCGCTATTGGAACAACGGGTCGGGGAATTGGACCTGCTTATGAAGATAAGGTGGCGCGGCGTGCTTTGAAAATTGGTGATTTGCTTGACTCAGAGCGTTTTTCAAGAAAGCTGTCTGATTTATTGAGTTACCATAATTTCCTGCTGACGGAATATTACCAACAGGCTCCCATCTCTTTCGAGTCTTTGCTTGAAAATGTGAGAAATTGGGCTAAAGCATTAAAACCTTTGGTCTGTGATGTCACTGAACACATTCATAAACATCGCTTAAAAGGCGACTCTTTATTGTTTGAAGGCGCGCAAGGAGTTTATCTTGATATTGATCATGGCACTTATCCCTTTGTCACTTCATCAAATACTTGTGTGGGAAGCGTAATCAATGGTGCTGGTTTCGGCCCTCGTTATCTTGATTATATTCTGGGTATTACCAAAGCGTATACCACGAGAGTTGGTGGAGGTCCTTTTCCAACCGAACTATTGAATGAAACAGGTAAGCACCTTGCAGAGCGAGGCAATGAATTTGGCGCGGTGACTGGCAGAGCACGTCGTTGTGGCTGGTTTGATGCGGTATTGTTGCGCCGTTCAATTGAATTGAACAGCATTACCGGCTTATGTTTGACTAAGCTTGACGTCTTAGACGGTCTGGATACTTTGAAGATAGCTGTAGCCTACAAAAATTCAGATGGTCAGTTATTGACTAGCCCACCGCAGGCAGCCGAGGATTTTGAGAAACTTACGCCAGTGTATGAAGAACTGCCAGGTTGGCAGGAATCAACAGCTGATTTAAGGGATATGGCACAGCTTCCTGAAAATGCTAAAGCTTATATTCAGCGTATCGAAGAATTGTTAGACATTCCGGTGGATATCTTGTCTACTGGTCCGGAGCGCGAGTCAACGATCATCTTACGCTATCCTTTTTCAGAATGA
- a CDS encoding cytochrome b — protein sequence MSGLVNWLDARFPLISTWKKHFSEYYAPKNFNFFYYFGSFATIVLLNQLLTGLWLTMFYTPTADQAFSSVEYIMRDVNYGWLLRYLHSTGASAFFIVIYLHMFRGLLYGSYQRPRELVWLLGMAIFLLLLAEAFFGYLLPWGQMSYWGAQVITSLFGAIPYIGDGLVTWLRGDFNVANATLQRFFALHVIGIPLLLLFLVYLHIVALHKVGSNNPEGIEIKKHLNKEGKPVDGIPFHPYYTLKDMVGLTVFFIAFFAVVFFFPEMGGYFLEHANFEPANPMVTPEHIAPVWYMTPYYAILRAIPHKLTGVIAMGASILFLFFMPWLDRSPVRSLRYKGLLSKIALTLFVISFLVLAYLGTLAVSPLKLLLARILTVIYFAYFIFMPLYTSLESCKEVPSRIGGRNE from the coding sequence ATGAGTGGACTGGTAAATTGGTTGGATGCAAGATTCCCACTGATCAGCACATGGAAAAAACATTTCAGTGAATATTACGCACCAAAGAATTTTAATTTTTTTTATTATTTCGGCTCCTTTGCAACCATCGTACTGCTCAATCAGTTATTAACCGGTTTATGGTTAACCATGTTTTATACACCGACGGCAGACCAGGCTTTTTCCTCAGTAGAATATATTATGCGGGACGTCAATTACGGTTGGTTATTGCGTTATTTGCATTCAACCGGCGCCTCCGCCTTTTTTATTGTGATTTATCTGCATATGTTTCGTGGATTGCTCTATGGTTCTTATCAGAGGCCGCGGGAACTGGTTTGGCTTTTAGGAATGGCTATTTTTCTTTTGCTGCTGGCGGAAGCGTTTTTTGGCTATCTTTTGCCCTGGGGACAGATGTCTTATTGGGGGGCACAGGTCATCACCTCTCTTTTTGGCGCTATCCCTTACATCGGCGATGGTCTGGTGACTTGGCTACGTGGAGATTTTAATGTGGCTAATGCCACTTTACAGCGCTTTTTTGCCTTGCACGTGATTGGTATACCCTTATTATTATTGTTTCTTGTTTACCTGCATATCGTCGCTTTACATAAAGTCGGTTCCAATAATCCTGAAGGTATTGAAATCAAGAAACATTTAAACAAGGAAGGCAAACCGGTCGATGGCATTCCTTTCCATCCTTATTATACCCTAAAAGACATGGTAGGGTTGACGGTGTTTTTTATTGCCTTTTTTGCTGTGGTCTTTTTTTTCCCGGAAATGGGAGGATATTTTCTCGAGCATGCCAATTTTGAGCCGGCTAATCCCATGGTGACGCCAGAGCACATAGCCCCAGTGTGGTACATGACTCCGTATTATGCCATTTTAAGAGCTATTCCTCACAAATTAACCGGCGTAATAGCAATGGGAGCTTCTATTTTGTTTCTTTTCTTTATGCCTTGGTTGGATCGCAGTCCCGTACGCTCTCTGCGCTATAAAGGTCTTTTGTCAAAAATAGCTTTAACTTTGTTTGTTATCAGCTTCCTTGTTCTTGCTTACCTGGGAACCCTTGCGGTATCACCGTTAAAATTGTTGCTTGCAAGAATTTTAACTGTTATTTATTTTGCCTATTTTATTTTTATGCCACTCTATACTTCGCTGGAGTCGTGTAAGGAAGTCCCATCACGAATAGGGGGGAGAAATGAATAA
- the petA gene encoding ubiquinol-cytochrome c reductase iron-sulfur subunit, with protein sequence MSEITDPDNEKKDRSEDSFDEDRRKFLVATTSVLGGVGAVCALSPFVSSWFPSAKAQAAGAPVEVDLSKLEPGQQVTVEWRGKPVWIIRRTKEMLDQITGHSEFLRDPESLVDQQPEYAQNKYRSIKPEYLVLIGICTHLGCVPKYNPEEKSLGQDWPGGFFCPCHGSKFDLSGRVFKGVPAPINLEVPPYHFIDEHVIVIGESNNKD encoded by the coding sequence GTGAGTGAGATAACCGATCCAGATAATGAAAAAAAAGATAGATCAGAAGACTCTTTTGATGAAGACAGGCGTAAGTTTCTGGTAGCTACAACCAGTGTTCTTGGCGGAGTGGGAGCGGTATGTGCTTTAAGTCCTTTTGTGTCCTCATGGTTTCCCAGCGCTAAAGCTCAGGCTGCTGGTGCGCCGGTGGAGGTCGATCTGAGCAAACTTGAGCCTGGTCAACAGGTAACGGTTGAATGGCGGGGCAAACCGGTTTGGATTATTCGACGGACCAAGGAGATGCTGGATCAGATTACTGGACATTCAGAATTTTTAAGGGATCCTGAATCGCTGGTCGATCAGCAACCGGAGTATGCACAAAACAAATACCGCTCAATTAAACCGGAGTATCTGGTGCTTATTGGTATCTGCACGCATTTAGGCTGTGTACCTAAATATAATCCTGAAGAAAAATCGCTTGGACAGGATTGGCCCGGTGGTTTTTTTTGTCCTTGCCATGGTTCAAAATTTGACCTTTCAGGACGCGTCTTTAAAGGTGTGCCAGCTCCAATCAACCTGGAAGTGCCTCCCTATCATTTTATTGATGAGCATGTCATTGTCATTGGTGAAAGCAATAATAAGGATTAA
- the mutL gene encoding DNA mismatch repair endonuclease MutL: protein MGIRIKELPLAVANQIAAGEVIERPASVVKELLENAYDAEASQVSIEIRHGGLNQIKVIDNGVGIVADDLPLTIKAHATSKIQDIHDLYSIASMGFRGEALASIASVSKIAISSKTKEQLHAMTLEAEGSKVRLSVCPRNNGTTIDVRDLFYNLPVRKKFLKSERLEFLAIEAVVRRFAMGAPYIALLFKHNGKTVLNLPAASHAQAQQKRMARLFGHRFMEDAVYVDVEDSGMHLYGWLSGLQYQRSQNDRQWVYINRRMVKDKLILHAIKQVYEEVLHPGRFPSCLLYFHLPASEVDVNVHPAKHEIRFQQPRLVHDFFVSQLSKALASVYGDKTAVRQAIKTQALSGVSENHGPSYKPLLTTSKLCVQEKTSPWIALNKRYALLLHQATPYLVDVLKLQQKRFYSHLKDMTHPFASRPLLVPVQLQILPETYLLLAGKLEMMKGFGVHCLFSKQNELIVQALPVLMPQLDIHMFLQNLSEDCLSEPEKLLVMLSTCQAFDVQQLTIDEGDELYRFFLQLQACEAEALKLYRCLHEKDCQVLLGD from the coding sequence ATGGGCATAAGAATCAAAGAACTGCCTTTGGCCGTTGCCAATCAGATTGCAGCGGGCGAGGTAATAGAACGACCGGCTTCTGTGGTTAAAGAATTGCTTGAGAATGCTTATGATGCTGAAGCCAGTCAAGTGAGCATAGAGATCCGTCATGGCGGATTGAATCAGATCAAAGTTATTGATAATGGCGTGGGAATTGTTGCCGACGATTTACCTTTAACCATCAAAGCCCATGCCACTAGCAAAATACAAGATATTCATGATCTCTATTCGATCGCCAGCATGGGGTTCAGAGGCGAAGCTCTGGCAAGCATTGCCTCTGTTTCCAAAATTGCTATCAGCTCGAAAACAAAAGAGCAGCTACATGCAATGACATTGGAGGCAGAGGGGAGTAAAGTCCGATTATCCGTTTGTCCAAGAAATAATGGCACCACAATTGATGTGCGTGATTTGTTTTATAACCTCCCTGTGAGAAAAAAATTTCTTAAAAGCGAGCGCTTGGAATTTTTGGCCATTGAGGCTGTGGTGAGACGATTTGCCATGGGAGCTCCATATATTGCCTTATTGTTTAAACACAATGGCAAAACAGTGCTGAACTTACCTGCTGCGAGTCATGCTCAAGCCCAGCAAAAACGAATGGCGCGCTTGTTTGGCCACCGTTTTATGGAAGACGCTGTATACGTTGACGTTGAAGATAGTGGAATGCATCTGTATGGCTGGTTAAGCGGCCTTCAGTACCAACGAAGCCAAAATGACCGCCAGTGGGTATACATTAATCGACGCATGGTAAAAGATAAGCTCATTTTACATGCAATTAAGCAAGTATACGAAGAGGTCCTGCACCCTGGTCGTTTTCCTTCATGCTTACTCTATTTTCATTTGCCGGCCTCAGAAGTCGATGTAAATGTTCATCCAGCCAAACATGAGATCAGATTTCAACAGCCCCGCCTGGTTCATGATTTTTTTGTATCCCAGTTATCTAAAGCACTAGCGTCCGTATATGGGGATAAAACTGCTGTCAGACAAGCGATAAAAACACAAGCCCTATCAGGGGTTTCTGAAAACCACGGCCCTTCTTATAAACCACTTTTAACAACATCTAAGCTTTGTGTGCAGGAGAAAACCTCACCATGGATTGCTTTAAACAAACGATATGCTTTATTGCTTCATCAGGCAACGCCTTATCTTGTTGATGTCCTGAAGCTGCAGCAAAAACGTTTTTATAGCCACCTGAAAGATATGACTCACCCTTTCGCTTCTCGTCCACTGCTCGTACCCGTACAACTTCAAATTCTCCCAGAAACGTATCTATTATTGGCTGGAAAACTGGAGATGATGAAAGGTTTTGGTGTACACTGTCTGTTTTCTAAACAGAATGAGCTTATTGTTCAGGCATTGCCTGTTTTAATGCCTCAGTTGGATATTCATATGTTTTTGCAAAATCTTTCAGAAGATTGTTTATCTGAGCCTGAAAAGCTGCTGGTAATGCTTTCAACCTGCCAGGCATTCGATGTTCAACAACTGACTATAGATGAAGGTGATGAGCTTTATCGTTTTTTTCTGCAATTGCAAGCTTGTGAGGCTGAGGCCTTGAAACTGTACAGATGTTTACATGAAAAAGATTGTCAGGTGTTATTAGGTGATTGA